A single region of the Hyphomicrobiales bacterium genome encodes:
- a CDS encoding Cobaltochelatase CobN subunit, giving the protein MHLLPVTAVGLDQAETPVDLGQTPAEMVILSFTDTDLAALATAHERAGKSLPTLRLANLQRLRHPLSVDLYVEEVIDKARIVVMRCLGGLDYLDYGLNEIAASCIRRGAILVALAGDDRPDERLAALSRAARDLYDALDACFRAGGVDNLGAALSLMANALGANLSIVPPCPVPAAGDFPLKAPVSPLPGGERSGAQRPSEGVASASPMSLPLTPTLSPPGRGSGAGLAPLGSGEGDDTGTQRPREGIGSAAADPSPPGEGGAAGAGWGPGLHSRQDNRVSTPPDLAGGKATLPWRGGITEPFSDDGAQASPTALILFYRSVYLAGDTAPITALAAALVERGLTPVALFVSSLKDPEAIAIVEAAIDRHRPVVILNTTAFSAQRNEGGSVLDRADCPVLQVILAGAPRAAWDESPRGLGAADFAMNVALPEIDGRLTTTAISFKAEAPANPALEFAVVRHEPDPAQIALVAERAAGWAQLAATPPVARRIAVIVADYPSRGGRTGYAVGLDTGRSAANLLSWLAEAGYAADNTVPAEAILPRLEAGHERARLSLSRYRDWLAATPPAFREAVMGAWGEPEDDPAVGDGAFSFPVLRAGHVVLALQPERGRDADRKASYHDPALPPRHAYCAFYAWLALSRAGGGEEVDAIVHLGTHGTLEWLPGKTAALSPVCAPQVLTGALPVIYPFIVNNPGEAAVARRRIGAVTIGHLTPPISEAGLHGASAELEALVDEYAAADGLDAKRQRLLKSAIVDKARETGLAAECGAEASDDDTLITVLDAWLCDLKEFAIRDGLHVLGEAPPHAAGEAMAVLMGDAAAEARLRIAASPRAEKAALLAALGGRFVPPGPAGAPTRGRLDVLPTGRNLTGLDPRAIPTRTALSIGERAAAEVLRRYLQDHGDWPRALVMDLWASMTLRTGGDDLAEALVLMGARPRWDHASNRVTGVEIVPGPRMDRPRIDVTLRISGLFRDAFAQQITLFDQAVKAIAALDEEDDLNPLAAARRRGEPLDRIFSGAPGTYGAGVSAQVLDGDWSGREALGDSYLAAGAYAIGADGTARPAPEAFRERVRTADALVHARDDCERDALDTEDVADFVGGFAAAAEALGATPALIHLDTSRPDAPRARLMAEEIARIARSRLANPRWIAGQLRHGYRGVAELAQGVDALYAFAATSNAVGHGPFELVFDAYVADEAVWSTITSANPAAARAIAARFADALKRGLWQPRRNSVYGRLAAALGALPEAAE; this is encoded by the coding sequence ATGCATCTCCTGCCGGTTACGGCTGTCGGGCTCGACCAGGCGGAAACGCCGGTCGATCTCGGCCAGACACCGGCGGAGATGGTGATCCTCTCCTTTACCGACACGGATCTTGCCGCGCTCGCCACGGCCCATGAGCGCGCCGGCAAATCCCTTCCGACGCTCCGGCTCGCCAATCTCCAGCGTCTGCGCCATCCCCTGTCCGTCGATCTCTATGTGGAGGAGGTCATCGACAAGGCGCGGATCGTCGTGATGCGCTGCCTCGGCGGGCTCGATTATCTCGACTACGGCCTCAACGAGATCGCCGCGAGTTGCATCAGGCGCGGGGCGATTCTGGTGGCGCTCGCCGGTGACGACCGTCCGGACGAGCGCCTCGCCGCCCTGTCGCGCGCCGCCCGCGACCTCTATGACGCGCTGGACGCCTGTTTCCGCGCCGGCGGCGTGGACAATCTCGGCGCCGCACTTTCGCTGATGGCCAATGCGCTCGGCGCAAACCTTTCTATCGTACCCCCGTGCCCCGTGCCGGCAGCGGGGGACTTTCCCCTGAAAGCGCCCGTTTCACCTCTCCCCGGCGGGGAGAGGTCGGGCGCGCAGCGTCCGAGTGAGGGGGTGGCTTCCGCTTCTCCGATGTCGCTCCCCCTCACCCCGACCCTCTCCCCGCCGGGGAGAGGGAGTGGAGCCGGTCTTGCCCCGCTAGGCTCCGGTGAAGGGGATGACACGGGAACGCAGCGCCCGAGAGAGGGCATTGGAAGCGCTGCCGCCGATCCCTCCCCTCCTGGGGAGGGGGGCGCCGCAGGCGCCGGGTGGGGCCCCGGCCTCCACTCGCGTCAAGACAATCGCGTATCGACCCCACCCGATCTTGCCGGGGGCAAGGCCACCCTCCCCTGGAGGGGAGGGATCACGGAGCCTTTTTCGGACGACGGTGCGCAGGCCTCTCCGACGGCGCTCATCCTGTTCTACCGCTCGGTCTATCTTGCGGGCGACACGGCGCCGATCACGGCGCTTGCGGCGGCCCTCGTGGAACGGGGCCTCACCCCCGTCGCGCTCTTCGTCTCCAGCCTGAAGGATCCCGAGGCGATCGCGATCGTGGAGGCGGCGATCGACCGTCACAGGCCGGTGGTGATCCTGAACACGACAGCCTTCTCGGCGCAGCGCAACGAGGGCGGCAGCGTGCTCGATCGCGCCGACTGCCCGGTGCTGCAGGTGATCCTGGCCGGGGCGCCGCGCGCGGCATGGGACGAGAGCCCGCGCGGCCTCGGAGCCGCCGATTTCGCCATGAATGTCGCCCTGCCGGAGATCGATGGGCGGCTCACGACGACCGCGATTTCCTTCAAGGCCGAGGCGCCGGCCAATCCCGCGCTCGAATTCGCCGTCGTGCGCCATGAGCCCGATCCGGCCCAGATCGCCCTCGTCGCGGAGCGCGCGGCGGGATGGGCGCAGCTTGCCGCAACGCCTCCTGTGGCGCGGCGCATCGCGGTGATCGTCGCCGACTATCCCTCGCGCGGTGGGCGCACCGGCTATGCGGTGGGTCTCGATACCGGCCGCAGCGCCGCCAACCTGCTGTCGTGGCTGGCGGAAGCGGGCTATGCGGCTGATAATACGGTTCCGGCGGAGGCGATCCTGCCGCGGCTGGAGGCCGGCCACGAGCGTGCAAGGCTCAGCCTGTCACGCTACCGGGACTGGCTCGCGGCGACGCCGCCAGCCTTCCGCGAGGCGGTGATGGGCGCCTGGGGCGAGCCGGAGGACGACCCGGCGGTTGGGGACGGCGCGTTCTCCTTCCCTGTCCTGAGGGCCGGCCATGTGGTGCTGGCGCTCCAGCCGGAGCGCGGGCGAGACGCCGACCGCAAGGCGAGTTATCATGACCCGGCGCTGCCGCCGCGCCACGCCTATTGCGCCTTCTATGCCTGGCTTGCGCTCAGTCGGGCAGGCGGCGGCGAGGAGGTCGATGCCATCGTCCATCTCGGCACCCATGGTACGCTCGAATGGCTGCCCGGCAAGACCGCCGCGCTGTCGCCCGTCTGCGCGCCGCAGGTGCTGACGGGCGCGCTGCCGGTGATCTATCCCTTCATCGTCAATAATCCCGGCGAGGCGGCGGTGGCGCGCCGGCGGATAGGGGCGGTGACCATCGGCCATCTTACGCCGCCCATCAGCGAGGCGGGGCTCCATGGCGCGTCGGCCGAGCTCGAGGCGCTGGTTGACGAATACGCGGCCGCCGACGGCCTCGACGCCAAGCGCCAGCGGCTCCTGAAATCCGCCATCGTCGACAAGGCGCGCGAGACGGGCCTCGCCGCCGAATGCGGCGCCGAAGCCAGCGATGACGACACGCTGATCACCGTGCTCGATGCCTGGCTGTGCGACCTCAAGGAATTCGCCATCCGCGACGGGCTGCATGTGTTGGGCGAGGCCCCTCCACACGCCGCCGGCGAGGCGATGGCAGTCTTGATGGGAGACGCCGCAGCGGAAGCGCGCCTGCGTATCGCGGCCTCTCCGCGAGCGGAAAAAGCCGCGCTGCTGGCGGCGCTCGGCGGGCGCTTCGTGCCGCCGGGACCGGCGGGAGCGCCGACGCGCGGCCGACTCGACGTGCTGCCGACGGGCCGCAATCTCACGGGACTTGATCCGCGCGCCATCCCGACGCGCACGGCACTCAGCATTGGCGAGCGGGCGGCGGCGGAAGTGCTGCGACGCTATCTCCAGGATCATGGCGACTGGCCGCGCGCGCTCGTCATGGACCTCTGGGCCTCGATGACGCTGCGCACCGGCGGCGACGACCTTGCCGAGGCGCTGGTGCTGATGGGCGCGCGCCCGCGCTGGGATCATGCCTCGAACCGTGTCACCGGCGTCGAGATCGTGCCCGGGCCGCGCATGGACCGGCCGCGCATCGATGTGACCTTGCGTATTTCCGGCCTGTTCCGGGATGCCTTCGCCCAGCAGATCACCCTGTTCGACCAGGCGGTCAAGGCGATTGCGGCGCTCGACGAGGAGGACGATCTCAACCCGCTCGCGGCGGCGCGGCGGCGCGGTGAGCCGCTCGACCGCATTTTCTCCGGCGCGCCGGGCACCTACGGCGCGGGCGTGTCCGCGCAGGTGCTGGATGGCGACTGGTCGGGGCGTGAGGCTCTCGGCGACAGCTATCTCGCGGCAGGCGCCTATGCCATCGGCGCCGATGGGACGGCGCGGCCGGCGCCGGAAGCTTTCAGGGAGCGCGTGAGGACCGCCGACGCGCTGGTGCATGCCCGCGACGACTGCGAGCGCGACGCGCTCGATACCGAGGACGTCGCCGATTTCGTCGGCGGCTTCGCGGCGGCGGCCGAGGCGCTCGGCGCGACCCCCGCTCTCATCCATCTCGACACCAGCCGGCCGGATGCGCCGCGCGCGCGCTTGATGGCCGAGGAGATCGCCCGCATAGCCCGCAGCCGCCTCGCCAATCCGCGCTGGATCGCGGGACAACTGCGCCATGGCTATCGCGGCGTCGCCGAGCTCGCGCAGGGGGTCGATGCGCTCTATGCCTTCGCGGCGACCTCAAATGCGGTCGGCCATGGGCCCTTCGAGCTGGTGTTCGACGCCTATGTCGCCGATGAGGCCGTGTGGTCGACGATCACATCTGCCAATCCCGCCGCTGCCCGCGCCATCGCCGCGCGGTTCGCCGATGCCCTGAAGCGCGGCCTGTGGCAGCCCCGCCGCAATTCGGTCTATGGGCGGCTCGCGGCCGCCCTCGGCGCCCTGCCGGAGGCCGCGGAATGA
- the cobW gene encoding Protein CobW — MTSPVAATAKVPCTIVTGFLGAGKTSLLRHVLTNADGRRLAVIVNEFGDVGIDGEILKGCGVESCPEDNIVELANGCLCCTVADDFIPALEGLLAKAEPPEHILIETSGLALPKPLVKAFNWPAIASRVTVDGVITVVDGAATAAGRFADNPEALARQRAADPSLDHDNPLEEVFEDQLLSADLVILNKADLLSGDDEARVRAEIAETVPRAVKVVTTREGVVDPKVLLGLGAAAESDLDARPSHHDAEGEHDHDDFDSFVVEIPEQGDAEAVIARLKAAAEAHDILRIKGFLAIAGKPLRLLVQGVGARFQQQFERPFAATEARGGRLVVIGQKGFDREAVTAAILG, encoded by the coding sequence ATGACCTCTCCTGTGGCGGCCACGGCCAAGGTTCCCTGCACCATCGTCACCGGCTTCCTCGGGGCCGGCAAGACGAGCCTCCTGCGCCACGTGCTGACTAACGCGGACGGGCGCCGGCTCGCCGTCATCGTCAATGAATTTGGCGATGTCGGCATCGACGGCGAGATCCTGAAGGGCTGCGGCGTCGAGTCCTGCCCCGAGGACAATATCGTCGAACTCGCCAACGGGTGTCTCTGCTGCACGGTCGCGGATGATTTCATCCCGGCGCTGGAGGGCTTGCTCGCCAAGGCCGAGCCGCCGGAGCACATCCTCATCGAGACCTCGGGGCTCGCCCTGCCGAAGCCGCTGGTCAAAGCTTTCAACTGGCCGGCCATCGCCTCGCGCGTCACCGTCGATGGCGTGATCACCGTCGTTGACGGCGCCGCCACCGCCGCCGGGCGCTTTGCGGATAATCCGGAAGCGCTCGCCCGCCAGCGCGCGGCCGACCCCTCGCTCGATCACGACAACCCCCTTGAGGAAGTATTCGAGGATCAGCTCCTCTCTGCCGATCTCGTCATCCTCAACAAGGCCGACCTGCTGAGCGGCGATGACGAGGCGCGGGTGCGGGCCGAGATCGCGGAAACCGTGCCGCGCGCCGTGAAGGTCGTCACCACCCGCGAGGGCGTGGTCGATCCCAAGGTGCTGCTTGGCCTCGGTGCTGCGGCCGAAAGCGACCTCGACGCGCGGCCCTCCCATCACGATGCGGAAGGGGAGCACGATCACGACGACTTCGATAGCTTCGTCGTCGAAATCCCCGAGCAGGGGGACGCGGAGGCGGTGATCGCGCGGCTCAAGGCGGCGGCTGAAGCGCATGACATCCTGCGCATCAAGGGCTTCCTCGCCATTGCCGGGAAGCCCCTACGTCTGCTCGTGCAGGGGGTCGGCGCGCGTTTCCAGCAGCAGTTCGAGCGCCCCTTCGCGGCCACCGAGGCGCGGGGCGGCCGGCTCGTCGTCATTGGCCAGAAGGGTTTCGACCGCGAGGCCGTGACGGCTGCCATCCTCGGCTGA
- a CDS encoding putative metal-binding protein (Evidence 3 : Putative function from multiple computational evidences) produces the protein MNAPRTVAPTTLMVCVTCRRRQGGATEGPYDEPGRGLAQTLADRLAGDADVTVTPVECLSVCRRPCTVAFAAPGKWTYVIGDLDADIHLDDLVLAARQYTVAADGIIPWRERPLPIRKGVVARVPPLVCKMETTS, from the coding sequence ATGAACGCGCCTCGAACCGTCGCGCCGACCACGCTGATGGTCTGCGTCACCTGCCGGCGACGGCAGGGTGGCGCGACGGAGGGGCCCTATGACGAACCAGGGCGCGGCCTGGCGCAGACGCTGGCTGACCGGCTTGCCGGCGATGCCGATGTCACGGTCACGCCCGTGGAATGCCTGTCGGTCTGCCGCCGGCCCTGTACGGTGGCCTTCGCCGCCCCCGGCAAATGGACCTATGTGATCGGCGATCTCGACGCCGACATACATCTCGACGATCTCGTCCTGGCCGCCCGCCAGTATACGGTGGCGGCGGATGGTATCATTCCCTGGCGTGAGCGCCCGCTGCCGATCCGCAAGGGTGTGGTCGCGCGCGTTCCGCCGCTCGTCTGCAAGATGGAAACGACCTCATGA
- a CDS encoding Cobalt transporter subunit CbtA, which translates to MFNRVLAVALVAGLVAGLAIAVLQHFTTTPLILAGEKFEKPEGTAALGSMAAGLFGAHVVLAHSAVQAHEPAGEGSDHAEGWSPADGLERSAFTGLTTIVTAIGFALILLSVLLVAGEPIDVKHALAFAAAAFVATGLAPALGLAPELPGSAAGPLVARQIWWVSTAVATAVALWLLIRTPAVWAKIIGFVLLIAPHVVGAPHPEAYASGAPAELAGHFAAASLVVHAALWAAVAVAVGFFWPRLARRAA; encoded by the coding sequence ATGTTCAATCGTGTGCTGGCCGTTGCCCTGGTGGCCGGCCTTGTTGCGGGACTTGCGATCGCGGTCCTGCAGCATTTCACCACGACTCCGCTGATCCTGGCTGGCGAGAAATTTGAGAAGCCCGAGGGCACGGCCGCGCTTGGCAGCATGGCCGCCGGCCTGTTCGGCGCCCATGTCGTTCTGGCGCATAGTGCCGTTCAGGCGCATGAGCCAGCCGGGGAGGGCAGCGACCACGCCGAGGGCTGGAGCCCGGCCGATGGCCTGGAGCGCTCGGCCTTCACCGGGCTGACCACCATCGTCACCGCGATCGGCTTTGCCTTGATCTTGCTATCCGTCCTCCTGGTGGCGGGCGAGCCGATCGACGTCAAGCACGCGCTCGCCTTTGCGGCGGCTGCCTTCGTCGCAACCGGTCTCGCGCCAGCGTTGGGGCTCGCCCCCGAGTTGCCGGGCAGCGCCGCCGGGCCGCTCGTCGCGCGCCAGATCTGGTGGGTCTCCACCGCCGTCGCGACCGCGGTTGCGTTGTGGCTTCTCATCCGCACGCCGGCCGTCTGGGCGAAGATCATCGGCTTCGTGCTGTTGATCGCGCCGCATGTCGTTGGCGCGCCACATCCGGAGGCCTATGCCAGCGGCGCGCCAGCAGAGCTTGCCGGCCATTTCGCCGCGGCTTCGCTCGTTGTGCACGCTGCCCTGTGGGCAGCGGTCGCGGTCGCCGTTGGCTTCTTCTGGCCGCGTCTCGCCCGGCGCGCCGCATGA
- a CDS encoding hypothetical protein (Evidence 5 : Unknown function) — translation MEAMELPGGAVKEVAVSNVAVAGLGSRAEVLKVALVAFAMGVVLVFVTGFAHPEAVHNAAHDTRHALSFPCH, via the coding sequence ATGGAAGCCATGGAACTGCCGGGTGGGGCAGTGAAGGAGGTCGCGGTGTCAAATGTTGCTGTAGCGGGATTGGGATCTCGCGCTGAGGTCCTGAAGGTTGCCCTCGTTGCCTTCGCCATGGGCGTCGTCCTGGTGTTCGTGACGGGCTTCGCGCATCCCGAGGCCGTCCACAATGCCGCTCATGACACGCGCCATGCGCTGAGCTTTCCCTGCCACTGA
- a CDS encoding putative MFS family arabinose efflux permease (Evidence 3 : Putative function from multiple computational evidences), with the protein MASSSWRIFRERDFSLFLSARFCVSIAQQITDIAVGWLVYDLTGSAMALGLVGLAAFLPVISLVLVTGHVADRVDRRLIMMACFALNTLICVGLALFAIWQPPEVWPLYALVVLMGVARAFYQPASQAFVPNLVPRSLFGQAIAWSSSIGQVAVIAGPAIGGLMYIAGAHVAFGGAALLFLAAAVAVTLIRLRAEKVPPPKVNWSTLIAGLTFIRGKPVLFGAITLDLFGVLLGGATALLPIYASDILHIGPAGLGLLRSAPAVGAAAMALLLAHRPIARNAGKRMFGAVILFGLATIVFGLSTNFYLSLGALVILGAADMISVFVRQTLVQADTPDTMRGRVAAVNTVFIGASNQLGEFESGTLAALIGAVPAVAIGGLGTIAIAAMWTRLFPTLFHRDRLVE; encoded by the coding sequence ATGGCGTCCTCCAGTTGGCGCATCTTCCGGGAGAGGGATTTCTCTCTTTTCCTCAGCGCGCGCTTCTGCGTCTCGATCGCGCAGCAGATCACCGATATCGCCGTCGGCTGGCTGGTCTATGACCTGACGGGAAGCGCGATGGCGCTCGGGCTCGTGGGCCTTGCCGCCTTCCTCCCTGTGATCAGCCTCGTGCTGGTGACCGGCCATGTGGCCGATCGGGTCGACCGCCGGCTCATCATGATGGCCTGTTTCGCGTTGAACACGCTCATCTGTGTCGGTCTCGCCCTCTTCGCCATCTGGCAGCCGCCGGAGGTTTGGCCGCTCTATGCGCTTGTAGTCCTGATGGGGGTGGCGCGGGCCTTCTATCAGCCGGCCAGCCAGGCCTTCGTCCCGAACCTCGTGCCCCGGTCGCTGTTCGGGCAGGCCATCGCCTGGAGTTCGTCGATCGGCCAGGTCGCGGTCATCGCCGGCCCGGCAATCGGCGGCCTCATGTATATCGCGGGCGCCCATGTCGCTTTTGGGGGCGCGGCCCTGCTCTTCCTGGCGGCAGCCGTTGCCGTCACGCTGATCCGTCTGCGGGCGGAGAAGGTTCCACCGCCGAAGGTCAACTGGTCGACGCTCATTGCCGGATTGACCTTCATCCGCGGCAAGCCGGTGCTCTTCGGCGCCATCACGCTCGATCTCTTCGGCGTGCTGCTCGGCGGCGCGACAGCGCTCCTGCCCATCTATGCCAGCGATATCCTGCATATAGGTCCGGCGGGCCTCGGGCTTCTGCGGAGTGCGCCAGCGGTGGGAGCGGCTGCGATGGCGCTGTTGCTGGCGCATCGCCCGATCGCACGCAACGCCGGCAAGCGCATGTTCGGTGCCGTCATCCTGTTCGGGTTGGCGACCATCGTTTTCGGCTTGTCGACGAACTTCTATCTGTCGCTGGGTGCGCTGGTCATCCTGGGCGCCGCGGACATGATCAGTGTGTTCGTTCGCCAGACGCTCGTCCAGGCCGATACGCCAGACACCATGCGTGGCCGGGTTGCTGCCGTGAACACGGTCTTCATCGGTGCCTCGAACCAGCTCGGCGAATTCGAGTCCGGCACGCTCGCGGCCCTCATTGGCGCTGTTCCGGCGGTCGCGATCGGCGGCCTCGGTACCATTGCCATCGCGGCGATGTGGACCCGCCTGTTTCCGACGCTGTTCCACCGTGACAGGCTTGTGGAATAA
- a CDS encoding Aryl-alcohol dehydrogenase-like predicted oxidoreductase, with protein MEFRNLGRSGLRVSVVGLGCNNFGGRLDVEATRRVVHKAIDAGITLFDTADIYGNRGGSENQLGEVLGPRRKDIVLATKFGMAMDDVDVLKGGSRRYVMSAVEASLKRLKTDWLDLYQLHRPDPLTPIEETLRALDDLIRDGKVRYIGCSNLPGWQVVEAHFAARELGINGFASVQDEYSLVERGIERELVPAASRYGFGLLPFFPLASGLLTGKYKRGEAAPAGTRFAEQRYADRYFNDRNWDVVEGLRGFAEARGHSLLELAFSWLVARPLVASVIAGATKPEQVEANIEAAGWRLTAEDLAEIDRITGTPA; from the coding sequence ATGGAATTCCGCAATCTCGGCCGGTCGGGCCTGCGCGTCTCGGTGGTGGGCCTAGGCTGCAATAACTTCGGCGGCCGGCTCGATGTGGAGGCCACGCGCCGCGTCGTGCACAAGGCGATCGACGCGGGCATCACCCTGTTCGACACGGCCGACATCTATGGCAACCGCGGCGGGTCAGAAAACCAGCTCGGGGAAGTCCTTGGGCCGCGCCGCAAGGACATCGTCCTCGCCACCAAATTCGGCATGGCGATGGACGATGTGGATGTGCTCAAGGGCGGATCGCGCCGCTATGTCATGTCCGCCGTCGAGGCCAGCCTGAAGCGCCTCAAGACGGACTGGCTCGACCTTTATCAGTTGCATCGCCCCGATCCGCTGACGCCGATCGAGGAAACCTTGCGCGCCCTCGACGATCTCATCCGCGACGGCAAGGTTCGCTATATCGGCTGCTCCAACCTGCCGGGCTGGCAGGTTGTCGAGGCGCATTTCGCGGCGCGTGAGCTCGGCATCAACGGCTTCGCCTCCGTTCAGGACGAGTACAGCCTCGTGGAACGCGGCATCGAGCGGGAACTGGTGCCGGCCGCGTCCCGCTATGGCTTCGGCCTGCTGCCGTTCTTCCCGCTGGCGAGCGGCCTGCTCACGGGCAAGTACAAGCGTGGCGAGGCCGCGCCCGCCGGCACGCGCTTCGCTGAGCAGCGCTATGCCGATCGCTATTTCAACGATCGGAACTGGGACGTCGTCGAGGGCCTGCGCGGCTTCGCCGAGGCGCGCGGCCATAGCCTGCTCGAGCTCGCTTTCAGTTGGCTGGTGGCGCGGCCGCTGGTCGCGAGCGTGATCGCCGGTGCCACCAAGCCGGAACAGGTGGAGGCCAATATCGAGGCCGCCGGCTGGCGTCTCACGGCGGAGGACCTGGCCGAGATCGATCGCATCACCGGCACGCCAGCCTGA
- a CDS encoding Fusaric acid resistance family protein: MDAISRQSLVTAAACLIATLAAIAAGLEQPFWATITAFIVSNIDTSALVTKAVLRLVGTAVGCVVGYFAAVAMEGLPFAQAAALFLASAIGTYGRFRSRFGYAWILGAASVMLLVTSSMSDPTSLYIFAWTRFYEISIGVMVATVLAWGFSASGPISLQPAPVAVTREAALEQGLSAGIAAVVIALLWNWFDLPSLPQVIVTSLVVVSQDLGASRLRGAQRMVGCILGGCLGLIVILIDAADFLWWAVALVSGIFLASRLHLSPHKHAYVGTQIGIAFMITLVTGAGPPDSILAPVNRLSGMVAGVAVMLTVMWMMSGKLRRAVAA; this comes from the coding sequence ATGGACGCGATCTCCCGCCAAAGTCTCGTGACAGCCGCTGCATGCCTGATCGCGACGCTGGCCGCCATCGCGGCGGGGCTGGAACAACCCTTCTGGGCGACCATCACGGCCTTCATCGTCTCCAATATCGACACATCAGCGCTCGTGACGAAGGCTGTGCTCAGGCTTGTCGGAACTGCCGTCGGCTGTGTCGTCGGCTATTTCGCGGCCGTCGCGATGGAGGGGTTGCCCTTCGCGCAGGCGGCGGCGTTGTTCCTGGCCTCCGCGATCGGCACCTATGGGCGTTTTCGCAGCCGCTTCGGCTATGCGTGGATTCTCGGGGCCGCGAGCGTGATGCTGCTCGTCACGAGCAGCATGAGCGATCCGACGAGCCTCTACATCTTTGCCTGGACGCGCTTCTACGAGATCTCCATCGGCGTCATGGTCGCGACCGTGCTCGCCTGGGGCTTCTCGGCCAGCGGACCCATCAGCCTTCAACCGGCACCGGTGGCCGTCACTCGCGAGGCCGCGTTGGAGCAGGGCTTGTCCGCCGGCATCGCGGCGGTCGTCATCGCGCTCCTCTGGAACTGGTTCGATCTGCCGAGCCTGCCGCAGGTCATCGTGACGAGCCTCGTCGTAGTGAGCCAGGATCTCGGCGCATCACGCCTGCGCGGTGCGCAGCGGATGGTGGGATGCATCCTCGGCGGCTGCCTCGGCCTCATCGTCATCCTGATCGATGCCGCCGATTTCCTGTGGTGGGCCGTCGCGCTCGTGTCAGGCATCTTCCTGGCGTCTCGTCTGCACCTCAGCCCGCATAAGCACGCCTATGTCGGCACGCAGATCGGTATTGCCTTCATGATCACGCTCGTGACGGGAGCTGGCCCGCCCGACAGCATCCTGGCCCCGGTCAATCGCCTCTCCGGAATGGTCGCCGGCGTGGCGGTGATGCTGACCGTGATGTGGATGATGAGTGGCAAGCTGCGCCGTGCGGTAGCCGCGTGA
- a CDS encoding Multidrug efflux system membrane fusion protein yields the protein MIDWLMKRPASTVLGGCLALFLLYELSVVFFAYTGDAYVNSDTVTLSAEIEGPIARLDVHENQVVAKGAPLFTIDPTPYQLAVDESTAAFANAEATLALSRDRLTASQADLASAQASETAARETYNRVSSLARSEFASGQAIDDATRDLAIATARAAAAGADVDVARQTIAVNAASVQQAQATLNRARYQLSKTAVIAPDAGRVAPFTARVGDYLQVGNQVLTVVTDNRRRVVANLSERHLARLRPGQRVWLTLGSQPWVVHAGRVTSVAPGVARSPTAPLTLPYVDPTTDWVRLPRRFPVDIALETWPADLGFYLGADARVLVIF from the coding sequence ATGATCGATTGGTTGATGAAGAGGCCGGCATCGACGGTGCTGGGCGGCTGTCTCGCCTTGTTTCTGCTCTATGAGCTATCGGTCGTTTTCTTCGCCTATACGGGCGATGCCTATGTCAACAGCGACACCGTGACCCTCTCGGCAGAAATCGAGGGACCGATCGCCCGGCTGGACGTGCATGAAAACCAGGTCGTCGCCAAGGGTGCCCCGCTTTTCACGATCGACCCAACGCCGTATCAGCTCGCCGTGGACGAGAGTACGGCGGCGTTCGCCAATGCCGAGGCAACACTTGCTCTCTCGCGGGACCGTTTGACCGCATCCCAGGCGGACCTCGCCTCCGCCCAGGCGAGCGAGACGGCGGCGCGGGAGACCTATAACCGGGTCAGCAGCCTCGCGCGCTCCGAGTTCGCCTCCGGCCAGGCCATCGATGACGCGACTCGTGACCTTGCGATCGCGACGGCGCGCGCGGCCGCGGCCGGCGCCGATGTGGATGTGGCCCGCCAGACGATTGCCGTGAATGCCGCGAGCGTGCAGCAGGCGCAGGCCACCCTCAATCGTGCGCGCTATCAGCTCAGCAAGACGGCGGTGATCGCGCCGGATGCCGGGCGCGTCGCCCCCTTCACGGCGCGTGTCGGGGACTATCTCCAGGTCGGCAACCAGGTGCTGACTGTCGTCACCGACAACAGGCGACGGGTCGTGGCGAACCTGTCGGAGCGGCATCTGGCGCGTCTGCGGCCAGGTCAGCGGGTGTGGCTCACGCTGGGCTCCCAGCCATGGGTCGTGCACGCCGGTCGGGTGACCAGCGTGGCGCCGGGCGTTGCGCGTTCGCCGACCGCGCCGCTCACACTGCCTTATGTCGATCCGACGACTGACTGGGTGCGCCTGCCACGTCGCTTCCCCGTCGATATCGCGCTCGAAACCTGGCCAGCGGATCTCGGCTTCTACCTGGGTGCCGACGCGCGCGTTCTCGTCATCTTCTGA